In the Nocardioides marmotae genome, GCTCGAGCAGTTCGGCTGCACCGACACCCTCGACGCCCGCCGGTCGGTCGCGCTGGGTGACATGGCGCGGCGGCAGCTGAGCCTGGAGTTCGACACCGACCCCAAGCCTCTCGTGGTCCACGTCCACCAGAGCCCCGACGGGACCCTCGACGACATCACCCGCGTGGAGAACGTCCGCGGGTTCGTCCTCACCACCCAGCTAGCCGACTGGTGCACCCGCGCCGCGCGGTCCGACGCCGGCAAGACGATCACCGTCAAGCCCGTCATCGACCTCAACAGCCGGATCCACGTCGAGGCCTACGAAGTCCCCGACCGGCTTTCAACCCAGACCCTGCTCCGCGACCACCACTGCGTGTTCCCCTGGTGCACCCGCCCCGCCCACGCGAACTCAAGGGTGGACGACGACCACGTCATCCCCCACGCCAGGGGCGGACCGACAGCGACCGAGAACATCGCACCACTCTGCCGACGCCACCACCGCGCCAAGACCCACGCCGGCTGGTCGCAGCAGACACCGGCAGCGGGGGTGTTCGAGTGGCGAAGTCCGACCGGCCTCACCTACCGGGTCGACCACCACGGCACCCACGACCTCGGCCCCGAACCACCCCCGACATAGCCCCACCGCCCCGACCCCGCCGGACCACCCAGCCGGCGGGGCACAGGCACGTCGAGACGCCCCAGCCCGGGCGCGCAGCTCGCTGGCTGGACGAGCGAACCTCGTCGAGGAGGGCAGCGAGCGTTTGCTGACACCTCGCCGAGCACACGGGCTGAGATCCGCCCGTCGTCGAGGACGAGCGCGCTCGGTATGGCACTCGGCGGCAGCGACCCGGCGAAGGCGAGCAACGCGGTTCCGTCCTCGTCCACGAGGCTCGGGCGGAGACCCCGAGCTCCCTCACGAAGGCTCGGGCTGCGGCGGTGTCGGTCTCGTGGCTCTCGAGGGGAGACTCGACCACCGTCGAGGGTGCGGCCTTCGAGAGGCGCCGGCGCTCGCGCTCCTCGGCGGGAATGACCTGCACGACCCGCCTCCCGAGATGAAGCCGGTGCACTGGTCCTTCCGATGCGGCGCATGCCGTGACGAGCAGGCGGCGCCCCGGGCTCCTCGGGCTCAGCGACGCACCATCCGTAGGCTCGCCCCCATGATCGAACGCCGACTCGTCCTGGTCCGGATCACTGCGGCGGAGATGCCCACCGCGGGGACCGCGACGGCCTTCGAGCTGCCCGACAGCGTGCTGACGATGCTCGACGAGGGCTGGCGGGTGGTCAACCACACGACCGGCTTCCCGGACCTCTCCGGCGACATGGTCGTCTCCCTCTACTGCGAGCGCCCCGCAGCCTGACCCCGCCCGCCCGAGACTCAGCCCGGCAACCCCGACCAGGGGTCCTCGCGCCGCCACAGGGTCGGCAGGTGGACGGAGACGCCGTCGGCGGTCGCGAGCCGGTCGAGCGTGCGGATCGAGGCGTCGAGGTCGTCGCCGGCGTACGGCAGGGCCCGCAGCGGGCGGTCGAGCGGCCGGAAGAAGTCGTCCCAGTGGGTCAGCACGACCCGGCTGGCGCCGACGGCGCGCACGGTGTGCTCCCAGTACTCCTCGACGTAGGACTCCGGCTGCACGCCGAGCTGCCCGACGCCGAGGTAGGCGACGTCGGCGCGGCACCCGGCGAGCGACCCGGCGACGTACCCGGCGCTCCCCTGCACCAGCGCGGTCCGGCCGCTCGGGCCGTGGGCGAGCAGGATCGACCACGCCTCGCCACAGCGGTACGCCGCCGTGCGGGCCGGCGGCACGACGGGCGCCTCGATGGAGCCCGGGTAGCGGTCCGGCGGGCAGTGGGCGGAGGCGACGAGGGTCAGCGTGAACGCCCCGAGGGTGAGCGTGTCGCCGGAGGAGACCACGCGGATCCGTTCGTCGGGCAGGCCACCCCCGCGGCCGACGTTCGCGGTGGAGGTACCTCCGACGAGCAGGGCGCCGGTGCGCCCGGCGACGACGGCGGAGTCGAGCGCGTGGTCGTAGTGGCTGTGCACCGGGACGACCGCCTCGACGCGGACGTCCCCCGCGTCGGCCAGCGCGCGGCCCAGCGCGGCGTCGATCCGGTCGAGGTCAGGGGCGATCCGGCCGAGCCCCACCTGCAGCAGGCCGGGGCGGGTGAAGAACCCGTCGGTGAGCACCGCGGAGGTGCCGTCGGAGACCAGCAGCGTGGAGACGCCGAGGAACGTCACGCCGAGCGCGCCGTCGGCCGCGGGCGGGACGTCGTGGCGGGAGGCGTGCCGGTGCAGGTCGGGTCGTCCGGGCTTGAGGCGCACGCCGGCACGCTAGTGCCAGGAAGTCCGGGTCCGACGGAACCCCGCCCGCCCCGGGCCGCGTCTACCCCCTGATGGACGAGAACGAGTTCGCGGCGTACGCCGACGAGGCATGGCCGACGCTGGTGCGGGCGGCGGTGTTCCTGGGCTGCTCGCGGGCCGACGCCGAGGACGCCGCGCAGACGACGCTCGTCAAGTGCTTCCGCTCCTGGACGAAGGTGACCGGCGCCGACAACCGGGAGGCCTACGTCTACCGGATGCTGGTCAACACCGTCCGCGACAGCCACCGCCGGCCCTGGCGCCGCGAGCGCTCCCACGCGGACGTGCCGGACGACCGCGCCGGCCGCGGGCACGACCCGCACGGCGCGGTCGAGGTCACCGACGCCATCCACCGGGCGCTGAGCGGGCTGAGCAAGGTCAACCGCGACGTCGTGGTGCTGCGCTACTTCGTCCAGCTCACCGAGGCCCAGACCGCGGCCGCGCTCGACGTCGCGCCCGGCACCGTCAAGAGCCGCCTGTCGCGCGCGCTCGCTCACCTCGCCACCGACCACCACCTCGCCGACCTCACCGGGAGGACCCACCCGTGACCGACCTCGAGCGGCTCTGGGACGACGTCCCCGTCGGCCCCGCCCCCACCGACCGCATCCTCCGCGCCGCCCGCCGCGAGCAGCGGTCGTGGCACCGCCCCCTGCTCCGCTCCACCGGCACGGTGCTCGCCCTCGGCGCGCTAGCCGCCGCGTTCGTCGCCGGCACGTCGGTCTCCGACGGCCCGCCGGAACCGCCCGGCTCCCCCGGCGCCGGCGGGGCGGGGGGAGCCGTCGCGGAGTTCTCCGGCGCGCTCGTCGCGGCCGGGTCGTGCGAGGCGCTGCTCGAGCACTACGTCGACGCCGGCCAGGAGCTGGTCGGCCCGTGGGGGTGGGAGCAGATGTGGCCGGCCATCGCGGCGGAGGGCGCCATCCGGCGGGACGGCGCGCAGCGGCTCCGCGCCCCCGTGGCGGCCGACTACTCGGCCAAGGCCAGCCGCGCGACGAGCAGCGAGACCGGCACCAACGTCCAGGAGGCCGGCGTCGACGAGCCCGACCTGGTCAAGACCGACGGCGAGGTGCTCTACCGGTACGCCGCCGGCCGGCTCACCTCCTACGACGTGACCGGACCGGAGGTCGAGCGGATCGGGTCGGTGGCGCTCTCCGGGACCGACGACGCGGAGATCCTGCTGGCCGACGACATCGTCGTCGTGGTGGGCGAGGACCGCGTGGTCACCGTCGACGTGGCCGACCCCGCCACGATGGCGCCCCGCACGCAGCTCGACCTCACCTCACCGGTCGTCACCGCCCGGCAGCACGGCGGCGACGTCCGGCTGATCGTCTCGACCGGCCTGCCGGAGCTCGACTTCGTCGAGCCGAACCGCCGCCGCGGCATCACCCTCGCCGAGGCCCGCCGGCGCAACCGGGCCGTCGTCGCCGACACCACGATCGCCGACTGGCTCCCGCGCGCCTCGCTCGACCGCGGCCCGGAGGAGCAGCTCTCCGACTGCGCCGACGTCGCGATCCCCAGCACGCCCGCTCCGCTGGGCACGACCACGGTGCTCGGCTTCGCCGCCGACGACCTCCCCGCCCGCGACGTCACCGGCATCGCGGCCGACGCCTCGACGACGTACTCCTCCCCCGACCGCCTCTACCTCGCCACCGCTGGCGGCTGGGGCGGCTGGGGCGGCTGGCCGTGCCCGACCTGCTCGAGCCGGATCATCACCACGGAGAGCGACGGCACGACGCAGGTCTTCGACCTCGAGCTCGACGGCATCGGCACGCGGTACGCCGGCGCCGGCCGCGTCGACGGCGCGGTCCGCGACCGGTGGGCGATGGACGAGGTCGGCGGCGTGCTCCGGCTCGCCCTCTCCCCCACGACCGCGACCGGCCGCGGCAACGCGGTCGTGACGCTCCGGCGCGAGGGCGATGAGTTGCTCGAGGTGGGCCGGCTCGACGGCATCGCGCCGCGCGAGGACATCACCGCCGTCCGCTGGTTCGACGACCTGGCCGTGCTGGTGACCTTCCGCCAGGTCGACCCGCTGCACACGATCGACCTCTCCGACCCGGCGCGGCCGCGGATGCTCGGCGAGCTGAAGATCCCCGGGTTCAGCGCCTACCTCCATCCCCTCGGGGAGCGGCGGATGCTCGGCATCGGCGAGGGCCCCGTCCCCGGACCGCGCGCGAGCCGCGGCTGGGGCGCGCAGGCCGGCCTCTTCGACGTCACCGACCTCACCGACGTGCGCCGCCTCGACACCGTCGACTACCCCTCCGGTTCGTACGCCGGCGTAGCCCGTGACCCGCGCCAGCTGGCGTGGCTGCCGGGGATCCGCACGGTGGTGACCGTGGTCGCGCGCGGCCGGGCGGGCTACGTCTCGGTCCTCCGGCTGGCCGACGGGCGGATGCGCAACGAGATGGTGCTCGCCGAGCGGGGGCGGGACCTGGACGCCGTCCGCCTGGTGCCGCTGGCCGGCAACCGGGTCGTGCTGGTGACCGACGCGGACGCGTCGTACCTCGACCTGGCCGGGCCGCCCGCGGCCGAGTGACGGCGGTCGACGGAGCACGACTGTTCACAGGACCGTCCGAAAGGACGAGTATCGCTCGCCCGAGTCCGGTTACGGGGGCCAGGTCCGGCGACGCCAGCGAGGGTGAGCATCACTCTTCTGCGGCGACACCGGGCGACGGCGCGACTCGGGGATCGGCATGGGGTCTCCGGGTCGCGCCACCTACCCGGTCGCGACCTTGCGGAGGGGCCGGCGTCAGCGCAGGTGGACCGCGACGAGCGCGACGTCGTCCTCGCGGCGCGCCGGGAGCATCCGCCGCAGCAGCTCGTCGCCGAACGACTCCAGGCCACGCCCCTCGTGGAACAGGCCGGTGAGCCGCTTCGCCAGGAGGGCCAGGCCGTCGTCGAGCGGCTGGTCGCGCCGCTCGACCAGGCCGTCGGTGAAGAGCAGCAGCATCGAGCCGCGGCGCAGCTCCACCACGGACTCCCGTCGGTCGACCTCGGGTTGCAGGCCGAGCAGGAGCCCGGGCTCGACGTCCACGAGGAAGCGCACCTCGCCGGTCTCGTCGACCACGACGGGGGGCGGGTGCCCGGCGTTGGCCCACCGCACGCGGGTGGTGCCCGCCTCGCTCCCGGGCTCGAAGCGGACGATCGCGGCGGTGGCGGTCGTCCCGAGGTCGAGCACCTCGATCGCCTCGTCCACACCGCGCAGCACCGCGGCCGGCCCGTCGCTGGTGTGCACGGCGATGCCCCGCAGCACGCTGCGGATCTGCGCCATCGCCGACGCGGCCACGACGTCGTGGCCGACGACGTCACCGATGACCACGACCGTCGCGCCGTCGCGCTGGCGGAAGGCGTCGTACCAGTCTCCGCCGACCTGCGCGGCCTCCGAGGCGGCCTCGTAGCGCACGACCACCTCGAGGGACTCCGCGGCCAGCGGCGGGGTGAGCATGCTGTGCTGCAGCGCGGCGGCGAGGTCGCGCTGCTCGGCGTAGAGCCGGGCGTTGTCGACGTGGACGCCCGCACGGGCCGTCATCTCGCTGACCAGCGCGATGTCGTCGGCGCCGAAGGTCGGTCGCTCCGAGCCCCGGAACAGCGACACCAGGCCGACCGTGCGACCACGGCCGCGGAGGGGGACGACCAGCGCCGAGGCCGGCTCGAGCGCACGCACGAGGGTCCGCGCCTCCCCGGGGGCCAGCACCTGCTCGATCGCGGAAGCGGCGTCCGCGGGGACGAGCACCGGCTCCTCGGACACCAGCGCCCGGGCCAGGAAGGAGTCGTCGCTCAGGGAGGCGATGCGGAGCTCGGCGTACCGGTCGAGCAGCGGGCGACCGGCCGCGTCGCGGTGCCACCGGCCGACGTCGCGGACCCGCTCGCGCCAGCCGCCGCGCGTCTCGTCGGTCACGAGGGTGACCAGGCACCAGTCGGCCATCTCGGGCACCAGCACCTGCGCCAGCAGTCCGACCCCGATCTCGGGGTCGAGGCTGCTGGTCAGGGCCTCGGAGGCCGCGGCCAGCAGCGCCGAGCGCTGGCTCTCCCGCGCCAGCAGCTGCTGCGCGGCGTGGCGGTCGGTGACGTCGTTGAAGTAGACCGAGAGCCCGTCGGGGGTCGGCCAGGCCCGCACCTCGGACCAGGTGTCCAGCGGCGGCGGGTAGTAGGCGTCGAAGGCCACGGGCTCGCCGGTCGCGACCGCCGCCCGGTAGTAGCGCTCGAAGTCGGTCCCCAGGGCCGCCGGGAACAGCTCCCAGAGCACGGCGCCGACAAGGGTGCGCGAGACCCCGCCGAGCAGCTCGTGCGCGGCTCGGTTGGCGTAGGTGAAGCGCCACTCATGGTCGAGGTGGAAGAACGCCGTCGGCATGGCGTCGAGCACCCGTTGGACCCGCGCCTCTCCCTCCGCCACGGCGGTGTTGTCGAAGGCGATGCCGAGCAGCCGGACGGCCGGGCGGCCCTCGGCGGGGGCCACGGCGCGGCCCCGGGCCACGACCCAGCGGATCTCGCCGTCGGGCCGCACGACGCGGTACTCCGCGGCGTACGCCCCACAGCTCTCGATGGCCTCCGCCTGGGCCGCCTGGACCCGCGCGCGGTCCTCGGGGTGGATGGCGGCGTCGAAGGACTCGATCGTGCCGGCGAAGGTCTCCGGGTCGAGCCCGAAGATCGCGAGCACCCGGTCGTCCCAGACCAGCTCGCCGGTGACGAGGTCCCAGTCGAAGGCGCCGACCCCACCGGCGATGACGGCGAGCTCCCAGCGCAGCCGCGCGGTGCCCTCGCCGGGGGCAGGGCTCGCGGACCCCCCTGGCGTGCTCGGCATGTCCACTGCGCCACCTTCGGAGTCGTCGACCCCGCGATGATCCCACGGAACGCGCGAGGACCGCGCCGGAAACGCCGATCCGCCCAGGGTCTGCGGGCGGCCGCGACGGGGTACCTCGCCGCCCCCAGACCCCGTCCCCTCGTCGAGGAGAGGAGCACCAGCGTGCGAGCGATGGTCTACCGCGGTCCCTACCGCGTGCGCGTGGAGGAGAAGCCCGACCCACGCATCGAGCATCCCAACGACGCGATCGTCCGCGTCACCCGCGCCGCCATCTGCGGGTCCGACCTGCACCTGTACCACGGGATGATGCCGGACACCCGGGTCGGCCACACGTTCGGGCACGAGTTCATCGGCATCGTCGAGGAGGTCGGCTCCTCGGTGCAGAACCTCCAGGTCGGCGACAAGGTGATGGTGCCGTTCAACATCTTCTGCGGGTCCTGCTTCTTCTGCGCGCGCGGGCTCTACTCCAACTGCCACAACGTCAACCCGAACGCCACGGCGGTCGGCGCGATCTACGGCTACTCCCACACCACCGGCGGGTACGACGGCGGGCAGGCCGAGCTGGTCCGGGTGCCGTTCGCCGACGTCGGCCCCTCCCTCGTCCCCGACTGGCTCGACGACGAGGACGCCCTGCTGATGACCGACGCCCTGGCGACGGCGTACTTCGGCGCCCAGCTGGCCGAGATCCGCGAGGGCGACACCGTCGCGGTGCTCGGCGCCGGTCCGATCGGGCTGTTCGCCGCGCGGAGCGCCTGGCTGATGGGCGCCGGACGCGTGGTGGTCATCGACCAGCTGCCCGAGCGGCTGGAGAAGGCGCGCACCTTCGCCCACGCCGAGACGATCAACTACAACGAGGTCGACGACGTCGTCCTGGAGATGAAGAAGCAGACCGACCACCTCGGCTTCGACTCCGTCATCGACGCCGTGGGGGCGGAGGCCGACGGCAACCTGGTCCAGCACCTGACCTCGGTGCGGTTCAAGCTCCAGGGCGGCTCACCGGTCGCGCTCAACTGGGCCATCGACGGGGTGCGCAAGGGCGGCGTGGTCTCGGTGATGGGCGCCTACGGGCCGATGTTCAGCGCGGTGAAGTTCGGCGACGCGCTCAACAAGGGGCTCACCCTGCGGATGAACCAGTGCCCGGTGAAGCGGCAGTGGCCGCGGCTGCTGGAGCACGTCCGCAACGGCTACTTCAAGCCCAGCGACATCGTCACCCACCGCATCCCGCTCGAGCACATCGGCGAGGCCTACCACCTGTTCTCGGCCAAGCTCGACGGCTGCATCAAGCCGGTCATCATCCCCGACGCGAGCTGAGAGGACGCCCCATGGAACGCACCGACCCCCGTCCGGTCTACACCCGCCGCAAGCCGCCGCTGCCCGAGACGCCCGAGCAGCTGCGGGCCCGCATCCCCGGCTGGGGTGTGGACCTCGACCCCGCCGACCGGCCGTCGTACCCCCGCGAGATCGCGGCCGAGACCGGCGCCCGCTGGGACCTGCCCGAGCCGCAGCCCGAGCACGGCGAGCGCGAGCGCTCGATCGAGCACGCCATGCTCACCCCGGTCTTCGGCACCGCCCAGCCGCTGCACGGCCTCTCGGGGGCCGTGCGTCGCTACGCCTACCGGCGCCACAGCGAGGGCAAGGCGATGCACTGGCTGCTGCTCCTCGCCGCCGACCGCGTCGACGTCGTCGAGCACGTCGTCGGCTCCCTCGCCACGACCCGCCCCGACGACCCGCTGACCGAGACCGGCCTCGGGGCCGAGGTCGCGCACGGGAGGTCGCGGTTCGGCCGGGGCCGCTCGGACCTGCGGCACCAGGCGATCGACCCGCTGGTCAACGGGGCGCCGTGGGTGGCCGGGGCGCTCGGCGCCACCTGGGCGGTCCGCCGACTGGTACGCCGCGTGGCGTCCCGCTGACCGCGGCTCAGCGGACCGCGGTCGCCTTGACGCGGAACTCGCGCCGGTCGTCCAGCGGGAGGCCCATGCACGCGAAAGCCGTGGCCTGCCAGCAGCGGTAGCGGCTGCTGGTGTTGGCCAGCGTGACCTCCACCCACGACACCGACCCGAACGGCACCCGCACGGTGGCCTCGCCGTCGCGTCCGGTGCGCACCAGCCGGGTCGCCACCGGCCCGCGGCGCGGCTTGGTGGTGACGACGGCGGTGCCGCCCTCGACGGTGGCGGGCAGGTCGAGCTGGAGCCGCAGCCGGGTGCCGCGAGGCACCCCCGCGGCGGGTCGGAGGCGGATGGTCGCGGCGGCGAGGTGGTCCAGGCGCAGCGAGCCCCAGCCGGTGGACGCGCCGGCCCGGAGCACCGTCTGGTCGGCCAGCGGGGCGTTCGGGTAGCGGTTGGCCCGCCCCTCGTCGTACGTCGTGCGGGCGCGGCGGTTCTCCGCGGCGAAGCGGGCGAACGCCGCCCGCAGGCTGGTGCCGCGCTTGCGCAGCACCCGGTCGACCGCCTGGACCGACCAGCGGTCCGCGGCGCCGCGGCGCCCGTCGGCCTGGCGCCACACGTCGCGGACGAACGTCGGCAGCCCGGCCTTGGCGCGCGGGAAGCGCTCGGTGAGGTGGCGGAAGAAGATCCAGCCGCCGTACATCTGCAGGCCCCCGGAGTCGTCGAGGGAGACGCGCGGCTGGGCGAGCGGGGACTGGGCGAGGTACTGGACGTTGTCGTCGACGTCGGTGAACAGCTCGTCCTCGGCCCAGGTCGCGGTGGCCTCGAGCAGCCAGGCGTCCTCGGCGGCGTCGTAGGCGTACTGGACGGCGTGGAAGTACTCGTGCGCGGCGGTGACGCGCAGGTTGTCCAGCGGGTTGTTCTGGGGGAACTGGGCGGGGTCGTAGTCGTTGTCGAGCACGCAGTAGGCCCACACGTCGAACGGCCCGCCGGAGGGGACCTGCTGGTCGGAGGTGCAGTAGCCGTAGATGGCCTGGCTGCCGATGTCGGCGAGGTAGACGTCGGGGCGCTTGTCCCCGCCGAGGGTGCCGTCCCCGTGGGGTGCGCGGTAGCCGGCACGGACGTAGGTGCGGTGGACCTGGGTGAGGATCTTCAGGGCGCGCTCGACGTAGTCGGGGATCCCGTCGGCGTCCGCGTCGGCGCTGGGCACGGCGTGCCGCCCGGACTCGACCCAGTGGACGCACACCTGGGTGCAGCGGCGCTGCGGGTCACTGAACAGGCCGTACCCGTCGGGGTCCAGCGGCCCGTCGGTGGGCCGCGCGAGGATCCGGTCGGCCGCCTCGCGCTGCTCGCCCTCCAGCGCCGACCGGGTCAGCGCCAGGTCGCGCAGCGCGAGGGTGACCTCGCGGCCGTCGCCGGCGAGCGCGTCCTGCGCGGAGGCGAGGGCGGCCCGCGCCGCATGGACCTCGCGGGTGGGCCCGGTGCTCGGGCGCTCCCCGTCGGCACCCGCGGGAAGGACCCCGACGCCGGCGAGGCCGACGAGGAGGACGAGCAGCGCGGCGAGGCGGGCGGTCGGGCGAGGGAGCACGGGGCCTCCGAGGTCGGTCGGGGCGTCACCGGTGCGCCCGAGCGTCGTTGAGCCTGCCACAGCCGACGCGCTCCAGGAGGACAGATGACGGCACCGCACGACGACGGATCAGACCTGCGGTCCTACGCCGTGACCTGTGTCCTGGTGCTGTCGTTGATCGTCCTCCTCCAGGTGCTCCGCTACGCCTGAGCCGCGTCCTCGACGAGCTCGAAGGCCACGCGGCGGGTCGCCACGTCGGCGGTGACGAGCCGGACGCGTACGTCGGAGCCGAGCGGCAGGTCGG is a window encoding:
- a CDS encoding RNA polymerase sigma factor, with the protein product MDENEFAAYADEAWPTLVRAAVFLGCSRADAEDAAQTTLVKCFRSWTKVTGADNREAYVYRMLVNTVRDSHRRPWRRERSHADVPDDRAGRGHDPHGAVEVTDAIHRALSGLSKVNRDVVVLRYFVQLTEAQTAAALDVAPGTVKSRLSRALAHLATDHHLADLTGRTHP
- a CDS encoding MXAN_6640 family putative metalloprotease, whose product is MLPRPTARLAALLVLLVGLAGVGVLPAGADGERPSTGPTREVHAARAALASAQDALAGDGREVTLALRDLALTRSALEGEQREAADRILARPTDGPLDPDGYGLFSDPQRRCTQVCVHWVESGRHAVPSADADADGIPDYVERALKILTQVHRTYVRAGYRAPHGDGTLGGDKRPDVYLADIGSQAIYGYCTSDQQVPSGGPFDVWAYCVLDNDYDPAQFPQNNPLDNLRVTAAHEYFHAVQYAYDAAEDAWLLEATATWAEDELFTDVDDNVQYLAQSPLAQPRVSLDDSGGLQMYGGWIFFRHLTERFPRAKAGLPTFVRDVWRQADGRRGAADRWSVQAVDRVLRKRGTSLRAAFARFAAENRRARTTYDEGRANRYPNAPLADQTVLRAGASTGWGSLRLDHLAAATIRLRPAAGVPRGTRLRLQLDLPATVEGGTAVVTTKPRRGPVATRLVRTGRDGEATVRVPFGSVSWVEVTLANTSSRYRCWQATAFACMGLPLDDRREFRVKATAVR
- a CDS encoding MBL fold metallo-hydrolase: MRLKPGRPDLHRHASRHDVPPAADGALGVTFLGVSTLLVSDGTSAVLTDGFFTRPGLLQVGLGRIAPDLDRIDAALGRALADAGDVRVEAVVPVHSHYDHALDSAVVAGRTGALLVGGTSTANVGRGGGLPDERIRVVSSGDTLTLGAFTLTLVASAHCPPDRYPGSIEAPVVPPARTAAYRCGEAWSILLAHGPSGRTALVQGSAGYVAGSLAGCRADVAYLGVGQLGVQPESYVEEYWEHTVRAVGASRVVLTHWDDFFRPLDRPLRALPYAGDDLDASIRTLDRLATADGVSVHLPTLWRREDPWSGLPG
- a CDS encoding SpoIIE family protein phosphatase translates to MPSTPGGSASPAPGEGTARLRWELAVIAGGVGAFDWDLVTGELVWDDRVLAIFGLDPETFAGTIESFDAAIHPEDRARVQAAQAEAIESCGAYAAEYRVVRPDGEIRWVVARGRAVAPAEGRPAVRLLGIAFDNTAVAEGEARVQRVLDAMPTAFFHLDHEWRFTYANRAAHELLGGVSRTLVGAVLWELFPAALGTDFERYYRAAVATGEPVAFDAYYPPPLDTWSEVRAWPTPDGLSVYFNDVTDRHAAQQLLARESQRSALLAAASEALTSSLDPEIGVGLLAQVLVPEMADWCLVTLVTDETRGGWRERVRDVGRWHRDAAGRPLLDRYAELRIASLSDDSFLARALVSEEPVLVPADAASAIEQVLAPGEARTLVRALEPASALVVPLRGRGRTVGLVSLFRGSERPTFGADDIALVSEMTARAGVHVDNARLYAEQRDLAAALQHSMLTPPLAAESLEVVVRYEAASEAAQVGGDWYDAFRQRDGATVVVIGDVVGHDVVAASAMAQIRSVLRGIAVHTSDGPAAVLRGVDEAIEVLDLGTTATAAIVRFEPGSEAGTTRVRWANAGHPPPVVVDETGEVRFLVDVEPGLLLGLQPEVDRRESVVELRRGSMLLLFTDGLVERRDQPLDDGLALLAKRLTGLFHEGRGLESFGDELLRRMLPARREDDVALVAVHLR
- a CDS encoding beta-propeller domain-containing protein, whose product is MTDLERLWDDVPVGPAPTDRILRAARREQRSWHRPLLRSTGTVLALGALAAAFVAGTSVSDGPPEPPGSPGAGGAGGAVAEFSGALVAAGSCEALLEHYVDAGQELVGPWGWEQMWPAIAAEGAIRRDGAQRLRAPVAADYSAKASRATSSETGTNVQEAGVDEPDLVKTDGEVLYRYAAGRLTSYDVTGPEVERIGSVALSGTDDAEILLADDIVVVVGEDRVVTVDVADPATMAPRTQLDLTSPVVTARQHGGDVRLIVSTGLPELDFVEPNRRRGITLAEARRRNRAVVADTTIADWLPRASLDRGPEEQLSDCADVAIPSTPAPLGTTTVLGFAADDLPARDVTGIAADASTTYSSPDRLYLATAGGWGGWGGWPCPTCSSRIITTESDGTTQVFDLELDGIGTRYAGAGRVDGAVRDRWAMDEVGGVLRLALSPTTATGRGNAVVTLRREGDELLEVGRLDGIAPREDITAVRWFDDLAVLVTFRQVDPLHTIDLSDPARPRMLGELKIPGFSAYLHPLGERRMLGIGEGPVPGPRASRGWGAQAGLFDVTDLTDVRRLDTVDYPSGSYAGVARDPRQLAWLPGIRTVVTVVARGRAGYVSVLRLADGRMRNEMVLAERGRDLDAVRLVPLAGNRVVLVTDADASYLDLAGPPAAE
- a CDS encoding zinc-dependent alcohol dehydrogenase, which codes for MVYRGPYRVRVEEKPDPRIEHPNDAIVRVTRAAICGSDLHLYHGMMPDTRVGHTFGHEFIGIVEEVGSSVQNLQVGDKVMVPFNIFCGSCFFCARGLYSNCHNVNPNATAVGAIYGYSHTTGGYDGGQAELVRVPFADVGPSLVPDWLDDEDALLMTDALATAYFGAQLAEIREGDTVAVLGAGPIGLFAARSAWLMGAGRVVVIDQLPERLEKARTFAHAETINYNEVDDVVLEMKKQTDHLGFDSVIDAVGAEADGNLVQHLTSVRFKLQGGSPVALNWAIDGVRKGGVVSVMGAYGPMFSAVKFGDALNKGLTLRMNQCPVKRQWPRLLEHVRNGYFKPSDIVTHRIPLEHIGEAYHLFSAKLDGCIKPVIIPDAS